The following proteins come from a genomic window of Ictalurus furcatus strain D&B chromosome 26, Billie_1.0, whole genome shotgun sequence:
- the LOC128601783 gene encoding interferon-induced GTP-binding protein Mx2-like, translating into MSLSEQYEEKVRPYIDLIDSLRALGVEKDIALPAITVIGDQSSGKSSVLEALSGVALPRGNVNHAGIMTRCPLELKMKKSRQKDFWHGKIKYKDIVRDIADPTDVERSIRKAQNEIAGALGMSDELISLEVTATNVPDLTFIDLPGIVRVPVKGQPEDIGKQIKSLIKKFITKQDTIILVVVPCNVDIKTTEALKMVEEVDPNGERTLGILTKPDLVDKGTEDEVVSIINNDIIFLTKGYMVVRCRGQQEVVDRISLYEAIKKEKDFFIEHPHFRMPYKEGKATIPKLAEKLTLELVLHIEKSLPQLKKQIQVMLAETQTELDRYNCGPPTDPEQRMDFLTDKITAFTQDAINLTIGEETKSVPHVNIFCRLRRQFNDWKTDLDKSGKTFNKGIEKDVKEYEENYRGRELPGFINYKTFEIILKDQIKQLEKPAIRRMKEISDFIRNEFIKLAQSNFLGFPNLLKMTKTKIENIKQLKESEAESMLKTQFKMELMIYTQDSVYTNILNRLKRMEEEDERKSHGVARPPCKSLYNNSDIEDTLEELTRHLKSYYSIASNRLADQVPLVIKYMVLQESAVQLQREMLQFIKNYNINDLLEEDYDINIKRNNLKSCQKRLTEALDKLVLF; encoded by the exons ATGAGCCTGAGTGAGCAGTATGAGGAGAAGGTGCGTCCGTACATCGACCTGATCGACTCTCTGCGCGCGCTCGGTGTGGAGAAGGACATCGCGCTTCCAGCCATCACCGTGATCGGAGACCAGAGCTCGGGGAAGAGCTCGGTGCTGGAGGCGCTGTCCGGAGTCGCTCTGCCCCGCGGGAATG TTAATCACGCAGGTATCATGACACGATGTCCACTCGAGCTCAAGATGAAGAAGAGCAGACAGAAGGACTTCTGGCATGGAAAGATCAAGTACAAGGACATTGTGAGAGACATTGCAGATCCAACAGATGTGGAGAGATCGATTAGAAAAG CTCAGAATGAAATAGCTGGAGCCTTGGGCATGAGCGACGAGCTCATCAGCCTGGAGGTGACAGCCACCAATGTTCCCGACCTCACGTTCATCGATCTGCCTGGTATTGTCCGTGTGCCCGTCAAAGGCCAACCAGAGGACATCGGAAAACAG ATTAAGAGCCTGATCAAAAAGTTCATCACGAAGCAAGACACTATTATCCTGGTGGTGGTGCCGTGTAACGTGGACATCAAAACTACTGAAGCACTGAAGATGGTTGAAGAAGTTGATCCAAATGGCGAGAGAACCCTCG GCATCCTTACAAAGCCCGACCTAGTGGACAAAGGCACGGAGGATGAGGTGGTGTCCATCATCAATAACGACATCATTTTCCTCACTAAAGGCTACATGGTTGTCAGGTGCCGAGGACAGCAGGAGGTCGTGGACCGCATCTCTCTGTACGAAGCCATCAAGAAGGAGAAGGACTTCTTTATAGAACACCCACATTTCAG GATGCCATATAAAGAGGGAAAAGCCACCATTCCCAAGCTGGCTGAGAAACTCACACTCGAACTTGTCCTTCACATCGAG aaatCTCTGCCGCAGCTGAAGAAGCAAATCCAGGTGATGTTGGCTGAAACTCAGACTGAACTGGATCGCTACAACTGTGGGCCTCCTACAGATCCAGAACAACGGATGGACTTCCTGACCGAT aaaataacagcATTCACTCAGGACGCCATCAACCTAACAATTGGAGAGGAGACGAAGAGTGTGCCACATGTCAACATCTTCTGCAGGCTGAGGAGACAGTTTAATGACTGGAAGACAGATCTAGACAAATCAGGAAAGACAT TTAACAAGGGCATTGAGAAAGACGTGAAGGAGTATGAAGAAAACTACAGAGGCAGAGAACTCCCAGGATTCATCAACTACAAGACCTTCGAGATTATACTGAAGGACCAGATCAAACAGCTGGAGAAACCTGCCATCAGGAGAATGAAGGAAATCTCAG atttcaTTAGGAATGAGTTCATCAAGCTGGCTCAATCCAACTTTCTGGGCTTCCCGAATCTCCTCAAAATGACGAAA ACCAAGATCGAGAACATAAAGCAGCTGAAGGAGTCCGAGGCTGAATCGATGCTGAAGACTCAGTTTAAGATGGAGCTGATGATCTATACTCAGGATAGTGTCTACACTAACATCCTGAACAGGCTGAAGCGCATGGAGGAAGAAGATGAGAGAAAATCTCATGGTGTGGCTCGCCCTCcttgcaaaagtttgtacaatAACTCAGACATTGAAGATACCCTGGAGGAACTGACGCGCCACCTCAAGTCTTACTACAGC ATTGCGAGTAACCGTCTGGCTGACCAGGTGCCGCTGGTGATCAAGTACATGGTGCTTCAGGAGTCAGCGGTGCAGCTGCAGAGAGAAATGCTACAGTTCATAAAGAACTATAACATTAATGATCTGTTGGAAGAAGATTATGACATCAACATCAAACGCAACAACCTTAAAAGCTGCCAGAAACGTCTGACAGAGGCCCTCGACAAACTGGTcttgttttaa